The following are encoded together in the Pedobacter steynii genome:
- a CDS encoding LytR/AlgR family response regulator transcription factor, whose amino-acid sequence MKVKCLLVDDEPLAIQLIQKHIDQLESFEVVGTCGNAIKALEILRSTQVDLLFLDIKMPQISGIDFLKTLRNPPAVIITTAYREFAIEGYDLDLIDYLLKPVTFDRFFKAIERYLRLNHQSSPTLLPPSDQQFMYLKSGGKFHKLNIDDILYIESLKDYVVAHCVNNKITAKYKISDLETELQGKGFLRIHRSYLINLKKVTAFTAYDIEIGSKEIPIGASYKEYVYKVLKNPVS is encoded by the coding sequence ATGAAAGTAAAATGTCTCCTGGTAGACGATGAACCACTCGCCATTCAGCTGATACAAAAGCATATTGATCAGCTGGAATCCTTTGAGGTGGTAGGTACCTGTGGCAATGCAATTAAGGCCCTGGAGATTTTAAGATCAACACAGGTAGACCTCTTGTTTCTGGACATTAAGATGCCCCAGATCTCCGGAATAGATTTCTTAAAGACCTTAAGAAATCCTCCTGCGGTGATTATTACCACTGCGTACCGGGAATTCGCAATTGAAGGGTATGACCTGGACCTCATTGATTACCTTCTGAAACCCGTCACCTTTGATCGTTTCTTCAAAGCAATTGAACGGTATTTAAGGTTAAATCACCAGAGTAGCCCTACGCTGCTTCCTCCATCAGATCAGCAATTTATGTACCTCAAATCAGGGGGTAAATTTCATAAATTAAACATTGATGACATCTTATACATCGAGAGCCTAAAGGATTATGTGGTTGCCCATTGTGTGAACAATAAGATAACGGCAAAGTACAAAATCAGCGACCTGGAAACAGAATTACAAGGTAAAGGTTTCCTGCGTATCCACAGATCTTATCTCATTAACCTAAAAAAAGTTACAGCTTTTACCGCTTACGATATTGAGATCGGTAGCAAAGAAATACCCATCGGCGCAAGCTATAAAGAGTATGTATATAAGGTATTAAAAAATCCTGTTTCCTAA
- a CDS encoding sigma-70 family RNA polymerase sigma factor has protein sequence MNANHLTPDDGLILLLRQGDELAFTEIYNQYWDKLYYIAHKLLKDPDAAEGIVQDVFLVLWKKREALNIQSIQSYLAAMTRYAVFRYLSREKRSRQQENRVGLLTANATSEIEIDHKILLEMITELSNKLPEKCRLVFQYNKLQDQSLAEVAAQLNISQKTAEAHLTKALRIIRSNVGDVLSFLITFYTLILFR, from the coding sequence GTGAACGCTAATCATTTAACTCCGGACGATGGTCTCATCCTGCTCCTTAGGCAAGGTGATGAATTAGCTTTTACAGAAATCTATAATCAATATTGGGATAAATTATATTATATCGCCCATAAACTCTTAAAAGATCCCGATGCTGCTGAAGGAATTGTACAGGATGTATTTTTGGTGCTCTGGAAAAAAAGAGAAGCGTTGAATATCCAGTCGATCCAATCTTATCTTGCTGCAATGACCCGCTATGCGGTGTTCCGATACCTGTCCAGGGAGAAACGTTCCAGACAACAGGAAAATAGGGTGGGTCTATTAACGGCCAATGCTACTTCAGAGATTGAAATAGACCATAAAATCTTGTTGGAAATGATCACCGAGCTGTCTAATAAGCTTCCTGAGAAATGCCGCCTGGTATTTCAATATAATAAACTGCAGGATCAATCTCTTGCAGAGGTTGCTGCACAGCTGAATATCTCGCAGAAAACAGCTGAAGCCCATCTGACTAAAGCGCTTCGCATCATTCGCTCCAATGTAGGAGATGTACTGAGTTTTCTGATCACATTTTATACATTGATCCTGTTCCGCTAA
- a CDS encoding RagB/SusD family nutrient uptake outer membrane protein, translating to MKTTNIKLTIFVTATLLLAAGGCKKSFLDSDQLSQYSPESSLSNVAALRGALNALGANVRQEYFGDSAPLLTESIFSDVAVEGTTDKSTPAQDLIARITPDANLNSADFNKIGWYWDEEFKGIRYANTVISNIDRPVYSSPAEKNSILGAAYFYRAYHYYRLVHQFGDVPLMLKDLTAPRDDFFSTKREVILTKMKADLEFAQSSVPENANRGEVTRGAVSHLLTKVNLALGKFDDAIASASNVLNGSKYGLMTSRFGSTAADATKNVVWDLHRMDNKALPNNKETLFLVVDREGLAGGFTALGSQLMRNTVPAWHFANVKTPSGATALTDAANAEIPLTRMYGRGIGRYRGTPYSTKYIWTDHTDYRHAKGMWMNMTDLVYNNPALKTSKIQADRDLYGKPLVEYNSSNVAARFENGALDTIRHWFGWPHYKVFINSTNALANDPYWSPPRGTNTDWYVFRVAETYLLRAEAYYWKGELSLAMEDINKVRARANAELLTDINKITIGTILDERARELYWEEPRKTELTRIAYIFALTGKPAYNGKSYSIASFSENNFFYDRIIEKNDFYKNEVPTLQGVKYRIAPYHVLWPVPASVQRFNANGRVNQNKGYSGFEANVPPLDKIE from the coding sequence ATGAAAACTACAAATATAAAATTAACCATATTCGTTACTGCTACCTTACTGCTTGCAGCTGGAGGATGTAAGAAAAGCTTTCTGGATTCGGACCAACTCTCCCAGTATTCTCCGGAAAGCTCTTTGAGTAATGTTGCTGCATTACGAGGTGCATTAAATGCACTCGGAGCAAATGTCCGTCAGGAATACTTTGGTGATTCTGCTCCTTTACTTACAGAATCCATCTTTTCTGATGTTGCCGTTGAAGGAACAACGGATAAAAGTACTCCGGCTCAGGATCTGATCGCCCGCATTACACCGGATGCAAACCTGAACAGTGCCGATTTTAATAAAATCGGTTGGTATTGGGACGAAGAATTTAAAGGTATCAGGTATGCAAATACGGTGATATCAAATATTGACAGGCCTGTTTATAGTTCTCCTGCAGAGAAGAACAGCATTCTGGGAGCAGCCTATTTTTATCGTGCCTATCATTATTACCGGTTGGTGCATCAGTTTGGCGATGTGCCACTCATGTTAAAGGATCTGACTGCTCCCCGCGATGATTTTTTCTCTACAAAGCGGGAAGTGATCCTGACAAAAATGAAGGCGGATCTTGAATTTGCACAAAGTTCTGTACCCGAAAATGCCAACAGAGGTGAGGTAACAAGGGGTGCCGTAAGCCATTTGCTAACCAAAGTGAATCTGGCGCTGGGTAAATTTGACGATGCCATTGCCTCTGCCAGCAATGTATTGAACGGAAGTAAATATGGATTGATGACCAGTCGTTTCGGAAGCACAGCTGCTGATGCGACTAAAAATGTGGTATGGGACTTACACCGCATGGACAATAAAGCTCTGCCAAACAATAAAGAAACTCTTTTTCTGGTAGTAGACAGAGAAGGATTAGCCGGAGGTTTTACTGCTCTGGGTTCTCAGTTGATGCGTAATACTGTTCCTGCATGGCATTTTGCAAATGTGAAAACCCCTTCCGGAGCCACGGCTCTGACAGATGCTGCAAATGCAGAAATTCCTTTAACCAGAATGTATGGCCGTGGAATTGGCAGGTATCGTGGAACTCCGTATAGCACCAAATATATCTGGACAGACCATACCGATTACCGACATGCCAAAGGAATGTGGATGAACATGACAGATCTGGTCTACAATAACCCGGCTTTAAAAACTTCAAAAATTCAGGCAGACCGGGATTTATACGGTAAACCATTGGTAGAATATAACAGCAGTAACGTGGCTGCACGTTTTGAAAATGGTGCTTTAGATACCATTCGTCATTGGTTTGGATGGCCGCATTATAAAGTATTCATCAATTCAACCAATGCGCTGGCTAATGATCCCTACTGGAGCCCACCCCGCGGTACAAATACAGATTGGTATGTTTTCAGGGTAGCGGAGACTTATCTGTTGAGAGCGGAAGCTTATTATTGGAAAGGAGAACTTAGTCTTGCCATGGAAGATATCAATAAGGTCAGGGCACGTGCAAATGCCGAACTGCTTACTGATATCAACAAAATTACCATTGGGACCATTTTGGACGAACGTGCAAGGGAGCTTTACTGGGAAGAACCCAGAAAAACAGAACTGACGCGTATCGCCTATATTTTTGCCCTAACAGGAAAACCAGCATATAATGGCAAATCATATAGTATAGCTTCCTTTTCTGAGAATAATTTCTTCTATGACCGCATCATAGAGAAAAATGATTTTTATAAAAATGAAGTGCCAACCCTTCAGGGGGTAAAATATAGAATTGCACCGTATCATGTGCTGTGGCCGGTTCCTGCAAGTGTGCAGCGGTTTAATGCCAATGGCCGTGTAAATCAGAATAAAGGGTATAGTGGATTTGAAGCCAATGTACCCCCACTTGATAAAATTGAATAA
- a CDS encoding FecR family protein, with protein sequence MDRTELKRLAQKYLEGTASDEEKALLNQWYDTTEEGWVENVHTKKPETEDQVRQRIFDNLKNKGFLKTEEVDRSDAQVSWKRLMLRITAAAAVLSLVLFGWQFSNSRFSLAEKKLVNVPGNKIIEIILPDSSKVWLNAGSVFKYPKKFSEENRTVELIEGRAFFEVKHKNKHPFIVKTNSLNVVVLGTSFDVRAYKKEGTTKVSVVTGKVGITMKGAVKKPAVMLLPKEQVVLSNIKNHLIKAVAPEIAVNAWCNSKLVFEQETLRNVFSVLEKKHHLKIITENPELLDERISITLGDQDLVSTMDILSFTKHFKYQMANDNIIIK encoded by the coding sequence ATGGATAGGACCGAACTCAAAAGACTGGCACAAAAATACCTCGAAGGGACAGCTAGTGATGAAGAAAAAGCACTGTTGAACCAATGGTATGATACCACTGAGGAAGGCTGGGTAGAAAATGTCCATACCAAAAAACCGGAAACTGAAGATCAGGTCAGACAGCGGATCTTTGATAACCTGAAAAATAAAGGCTTCCTGAAAACCGAAGAAGTAGACCGTTCGGACGCTCAGGTTTCCTGGAAAAGGTTGATGTTGAGAATTACTGCAGCTGCTGCGGTATTGTCCCTTGTCTTGTTTGGATGGCAATTCAGTAACTCCCGGTTTAGCCTGGCGGAAAAAAAACTGGTCAATGTTCCTGGCAATAAAATCATAGAAATAATTTTACCGGATAGCTCCAAAGTATGGCTCAATGCGGGCTCGGTATTTAAATATCCTAAAAAGTTCAGCGAAGAAAACAGGACTGTAGAGCTGATTGAAGGAAGGGCCTTTTTTGAAGTTAAACATAAGAATAAACACCCTTTTATTGTAAAAACCAATAGCCTGAACGTGGTGGTGCTGGGAACTTCATTCGATGTAAGAGCTTACAAAAAAGAAGGTACCACTAAAGTAAGCGTCGTGACCGGCAAAGTAGGAATCACCATGAAAGGTGCGGTTAAAAAGCCAGCAGTCATGTTGCTTCCTAAAGAGCAGGTGGTACTGAGTAATATCAAAAACCATCTGATTAAAGCAGTTGCCCCTGAGATTGCAGTGAATGCCTGGTGTAACAGTAAACTGGTATTTGAGCAGGAAACGCTAAGAAACGTATTCTCTGTCCTGGAGAAAAAACATCACCTGAAAATCATTACAGAAAACCCTGAACTGCTCGATGAAAGAATCTCTATCACCCTTGGTGATCAGGATTTAGTATCAACAATGGATATCCTAAGCTTTACCAAACATTTTAAATATCAAATGGCCAATGACAACATAATCATTAAATAG
- a CDS encoding NADPH-dependent FMN reductase translates to MVNQEMRTDSINILAISGSTRKSSSNINLIKAIALLTAENFSVSIFDGLTELPHFNPDLDYGQVPEDEKVAGFRKQLRDADAVLICTPEYAVGVPGTLKNAIDWTVSTMEFSKKPVALITASTAGSRGHQSLLGTLLIIESKISVDTQLLISGIQTKLNSDFHITDEDTLKKVNQLISALTSIVKGEIQESQLLPAPLLN, encoded by the coding sequence ATGGTTAATCAAGAAATGAGAACAGACAGCATAAATATCCTTGCTATTTCCGGGAGTACAAGAAAAAGCTCTTCAAATATTAATCTGATTAAAGCCATTGCCTTGTTAACTGCTGAAAATTTTTCGGTAAGTATTTTTGATGGACTTACTGAATTGCCACACTTTAATCCAGATCTGGATTATGGTCAGGTTCCAGAAGATGAGAAGGTGGCAGGTTTTAGAAAACAGCTCAGGGATGCAGATGCAGTTTTAATCTGTACCCCGGAATATGCTGTTGGCGTTCCGGGAACTTTAAAGAATGCCATTGACTGGACTGTTTCCACAATGGAATTCTCTAAAAAACCAGTTGCTTTAATTACCGCTTCAACGGCGGGCAGCAGAGGCCATCAATCCTTATTGGGTACTTTACTGATTATCGAATCAAAAATCAGTGTGGATACACAACTATTGATTTCCGGGATTCAGACAAAACTGAATTCAGATTTTCACATTACCGATGAAGACACCTTAAAAAAAGTTAATCAACTGATTTCTGCCCTGACTTCAATTGTTAAAGGAGAAATTCAGGAGTCCCAACTTTTGCCTGCTCCCCTTTTAAATTAG
- a CDS encoding outer membrane beta-barrel family protein yields the protein MNNIGKLVLMLMMFCSLQSPGQQVAEVKVRGKVLDNTTQQPLEYAGVTLRALTDNKMLKTTVTDKKGEFSLAIKPGQYHLKIEFISYKPILLENKQIKEDTNLGSILLQEDVKLLKSVDVIGEKSTVELNLDKKVFNVGKDLISKGGSANDILNNVPSVNVDANGGVSLRGNGSVRVLINGKPSMLTANNGLEQIPASNIEKVEVITNPSARYEAQGGGGIINIILKKNTIGGLNGSVQAGLGDPVNYHGNLNLSYKTEKFNVFSNVGGRSRDFHAAEKRFQTSVKNGITNTLHQQNRQRRNDDTYNIYVGGDYYINPKNTLTGSFYHSTLFNRDTTNFGYLYGNGGNNLDSAVTRFENYREPQKYNQLELNYVKTFDNKDQKWTTNLQYDFWNDDENQDIMQTKNFPLPKLISRLISRNIESSDDIYIQSDFVTAFSKDSRFEAGIRTDLRAIRSDYWAKADEVLLSKYNNKLKYDENLYSAYMQYGNKIKKFSYLLGLRAEWSQIGISDRAGTFDQEKNYLNLFPTVHLTYKLPESAEFQLSYSRRINRPQFWQLNPFSGLSDIRNLTVGNPDLDPTYTNSFELSMIKRLGKLNVNPSIYYKHTTNYFQYVIEQTPEGYFVSTPVNLDFEDRYGFELSSSYNPLGWWRLSWDLNYYKYKQQGAYDGKDYSAEDQTWFTRIGSKMKFSKNLSIESSFNYIGKKKDIQSVNKAQYRADIALSKDLFKDKMSFTLGIINVFDSMVDKRVTNTDSYRLESESRRFGRLVSGTIVYRFNRKKDDKDRLPDE from the coding sequence ATGAACAATATAGGGAAGTTAGTCCTGATGTTAATGATGTTTTGCAGTCTGCAAAGCCCTGGTCAACAAGTAGCCGAAGTGAAGGTAAGAGGAAAGGTTCTGGACAACACGACACAACAACCCTTGGAATATGCAGGAGTCACCCTGCGCGCTCTTACTGACAATAAGATGCTGAAAACTACTGTGACCGACAAAAAAGGAGAATTTTCCTTAGCCATCAAACCTGGACAATACCACCTGAAAATAGAATTCATCTCTTATAAGCCAATCCTACTGGAAAATAAACAAATCAAAGAGGATACTAATCTGGGAAGTATCCTATTACAGGAAGATGTTAAATTGTTGAAGTCGGTAGATGTGATTGGAGAAAAATCGACAGTAGAACTGAATCTTGACAAAAAAGTCTTTAACGTAGGAAAAGACCTGATCTCTAAAGGAGGTTCTGCAAACGATATTTTAAATAATGTCCCTTCAGTAAATGTGGATGCCAATGGTGGAGTCAGTTTAAGAGGAAACGGCAGTGTCCGTGTGTTAATTAACGGAAAACCCTCTATGCTTACTGCCAACAATGGTTTGGAGCAGATCCCTGCAAGCAATATTGAAAAAGTAGAAGTGATTACCAACCCTTCGGCAAGGTATGAAGCACAGGGAGGGGGAGGGATCATCAACATCATTTTGAAGAAAAATACCATCGGTGGCTTAAACGGATCTGTTCAGGCCGGACTTGGAGATCCGGTAAACTACCATGGCAATCTAAACCTGAGCTATAAAACGGAAAAATTTAACGTTTTTTCGAACGTAGGAGGGCGGTCCAGAGATTTTCACGCAGCTGAAAAACGTTTTCAAACGAGCGTGAAAAATGGAATAACAAATACACTGCATCAGCAGAACAGGCAACGCCGGAATGACGATACTTATAACATATATGTCGGTGGGGATTATTACATCAATCCTAAAAATACGCTGACCGGTAGTTTCTACCATAGTACCCTGTTCAACAGAGATACCACCAATTTTGGATATTTATATGGGAACGGAGGCAATAACCTTGACAGTGCGGTTACCCGCTTTGAAAATTACAGGGAACCACAAAAGTACAATCAGCTGGAATTGAATTATGTAAAAACCTTTGATAACAAAGACCAGAAATGGACTACCAATCTGCAGTATGATTTTTGGAATGATGATGAAAACCAGGACATCATGCAGACAAAGAATTTTCCGCTTCCCAAATTGATCTCCAGGCTTATTTCCAGAAATATTGAAAGTAGTGATGACATCTATATTCAAAGTGATTTTGTAACTGCTTTTTCAAAAGATTCCCGTTTTGAGGCCGGAATCAGGACAGACCTTCGGGCCATCAGGAGCGATTATTGGGCAAAAGCTGACGAGGTGTTATTGTCAAAATATAACAATAAGCTGAAGTATGATGAGAACCTGTACAGCGCTTATATGCAATACGGAAATAAGATCAAGAAGTTTAGTTATCTCCTTGGACTGAGGGCTGAATGGTCTCAAATTGGGATATCAGATCGTGCTGGTACTTTTGATCAGGAGAAGAATTACCTGAACCTTTTTCCAACAGTTCATTTAACTTATAAACTTCCTGAAAGTGCCGAGTTTCAGCTGAGTTATAGCCGTAGGATCAACAGACCTCAGTTCTGGCAGTTAAATCCCTTTTCGGGACTATCTGATATCCGCAATTTGACTGTGGGAAATCCGGATCTGGACCCTACCTATACCAATTCATTTGAACTATCGATGATCAAACGCTTAGGAAAACTGAATGTTAACCCTTCCATCTACTATAAACATACCACCAATTACTTCCAGTATGTAATTGAACAAACACCGGAGGGTTATTTTGTGAGTACTCCGGTCAATCTGGATTTTGAAGACCGTTATGGCTTTGAGCTTTCCAGCAGTTACAATCCACTTGGATGGTGGCGTTTATCCTGGGATTTGAACTATTATAAGTATAAGCAGCAAGGAGCCTACGATGGAAAAGATTATAGCGCTGAAGATCAGACCTGGTTTACAAGAATCGGTTCGAAGATGAAATTCTCTAAAAACCTGTCTATAGAATCCAGCTTCAATTATATCGGTAAAAAGAAGGACATACAATCTGTTAATAAGGCGCAGTATAGGGCCGATATTGCACTGAGCAAAGACCTTTTTAAAGATAAAATGTCCTTTACCCTCGGGATAATCAATGTCTTTGATTCGATGGTGGATAAAAGGGTGACCAATACAGATAGTTATCGCCTTGAATCTGAATCCCGGAGATTTGGCAGATTGGTTTCTGGAACTATCGTTTATCGGTTTAACAGGAAAAAGGACGATAAAGACCGTTTGCCTGATGAATAA
- a CDS encoding sensor histidine kinase: MSLFEKIVNYSTVHRIPSHILFWVMVFLLSLSKPEGHTSVSEEIRTELITEGFALFLSMISTYFVAYLVIPKLLNVKSYYFLIFYFLIGSYLICVFSRTVVIYVVEPLVRTPPFDQESFLEILTDIPKLAGSYFLHDFSTAWVFTFLKLLKDQYLIQKRALQLEKEKAEAELKILKTQLNPHFLFNTLNNIYSLSLMNSSVTSKSIAGLSEILDHVLYRCDGTYVPLSAEITLLRNYIELEKLRYDDRLQVNFRQTIDENAEIAPLILLSLVENAFKYGAGEDIGNPVINIDLKLQNNHFTFMVSNSFMPRENKNKQIGLNNIRKQLDLIYPGNYELNLSQHEETFVALLTINLHHPVV, from the coding sequence ATGTCATTATTTGAGAAAATTGTAAACTATAGCACGGTACATCGGATACCCAGCCATATCCTTTTCTGGGTGATGGTTTTTTTACTATCCCTTAGCAAGCCGGAAGGACATACTTCTGTTTCTGAAGAAATAAGGACAGAACTGATTACAGAAGGTTTTGCTCTTTTTTTATCCATGATTTCTACTTATTTCGTAGCTTATCTGGTGATTCCAAAGCTGTTGAATGTAAAGAGTTATTATTTTCTGATCTTCTATTTCCTGATCGGCAGCTACCTGATCTGTGTATTTTCAAGAACAGTAGTCATTTATGTTGTGGAGCCGCTGGTAAGAACCCCACCTTTTGACCAGGAATCTTTTCTGGAAATACTAACAGACATCCCCAAGCTTGCAGGTTCTTATTTTCTTCATGATTTTTCTACCGCATGGGTTTTTACCTTTCTAAAATTGCTCAAGGATCAATACCTGATTCAAAAGCGTGCACTTCAGCTGGAAAAAGAAAAGGCAGAAGCAGAATTAAAAATTTTAAAGACCCAGCTGAATCCTCATTTTCTTTTTAACACCCTAAATAACATCTACTCGTTATCCCTCATGAATTCATCAGTAACTTCAAAGTCTATTGCGGGTTTATCTGAAATTCTGGATCACGTACTTTATCGTTGCGATGGTACCTATGTACCTTTATCGGCTGAGATTACCCTTTTACGGAATTACATTGAACTGGAAAAGCTAAGATATGATGACCGTCTGCAGGTAAATTTTCGACAAACGATAGATGAAAATGCAGAAATAGCACCGCTGATTTTACTATCCTTAGTAGAGAATGCGTTTAAATACGGTGCCGGAGAGGATATTGGAAATCCAGTGATCAATATTGACCTGAAGCTTCAGAACAACCATTTCACATTTATGGTTTCCAATTCATTTATGCCCAGGGAGAATAAGAACAAACAAATTGGATTAAACAACATCAGGAAACAGCTGGATTTAATCTATCCGGGAAATTATGAGCTGAATCTATCTCAACATGAAGAGACTTTTGTAGCTTTATTAACCATTAACCTACACCATCCGGTAGTGTAA
- a CDS encoding DinB family protein, translating into MENHIADVQKIYASPFVIATEDLLVHWQGHRRLTRRVIETFPEKEFFNYSIGGMRPFSEMVLEMIGLASSGMNGVLTGEWDKVGSLPHHVNGSKPATKAEMLQLWDELTADIETGWPKIPLARFHEMDLAYGEYEGPIYSFVLYWIDNEIHHRAQATVYLRSLGIEPPYFWLRD; encoded by the coding sequence ATGGAAAATCATATTGCAGACGTACAAAAAATTTATGCCTCTCCCTTTGTAATCGCCACAGAAGATCTGCTGGTTCACTGGCAGGGACACCGCAGACTTACCCGAAGGGTGATTGAAACCTTTCCGGAAAAAGAGTTTTTTAATTATAGTATTGGAGGGATGCGCCCTTTTTCGGAGATGGTACTGGAGATGATCGGATTGGCTTCATCAGGAATGAATGGCGTATTGACAGGCGAATGGGATAAGGTAGGATCATTGCCGCATCATGTTAACGGATCAAAACCGGCAACGAAAGCGGAAATGCTACAGCTGTGGGATGAACTTACGGCAGATATTGAGACCGGATGGCCTAAAATTCCTTTAGCCCGTTTCCATGAAATGGACCTTGCCTACGGGGAATATGAAGGGCCAATCTATTCCTTCGTTTTATATTGGATAGACAATGAAATTCACCACCGCGCCCAGGCAACGGTATACCTGAGGTCATTGGGAATCGAGCCTCCCTATTTTTGGCTGCGCGATTAA